From one Butyricimonas faecihominis genomic stretch:
- the pyrF gene encoding orotidine-5'-phosphate decarboxylase, giving the protein MTYNELFEQVKKKKSFLCVGLDSDIKKLPQHLMGAEDPVYEFNKAIVDATADVAIAYKPNIAFYESNGVSGWITLEKTVKYIKSKYPEIFLIADAKRGDIGNTSEMYARAFLETMEFDSITVAPYMGEDSVTPFLKYEGKWVILLALTSNKGAFDFQFFEENGVKLYERVLRKSQEWGNDQNMMYVVGATKAEMLSGIREIVPNHFLLVPGVGAQGGSLEEVAKYGMNSHCGLIVNSSRGIIFADKTENFAVRAREEAVKLQQQMAELLAAKGVI; this is encoded by the coding sequence ATGACTTATAACGAGTTATTTGAACAGGTAAAAAAGAAAAAGTCCTTCCTTTGCGTGGGCTTGGATTCAGATATAAAGAAATTACCTCAACACCTGATGGGAGCGGAGGACCCCGTGTACGAGTTTAATAAAGCTATCGTGGATGCAACGGCAGATGTGGCAATTGCCTATAAACCTAATATCGCATTTTACGAGAGTAACGGGGTTTCCGGGTGGATTACGTTGGAAAAAACGGTGAAATACATCAAATCAAAATATCCCGAGATCTTCTTGATTGCCGATGCTAAACGCGGGGACATTGGAAATACATCCGAGATGTACGCTCGTGCTTTCTTGGAGACGATGGAATTTGATTCTATCACGGTGGCTCCTTATATGGGAGAGGATTCTGTGACCCCGTTCCTAAAATACGAGGGGAAATGGGTGATTCTATTAGCTTTGACTTCTAATAAAGGCGCTTTTGATTTCCAATTCTTTGAGGAGAATGGCGTGAAATTGTATGAACGGGTTTTGCGTAAATCTCAAGAGTGGGGAAATGACCAGAATATGATGTATGTCGTTGGGGCCACGAAAGCAGAAATGTTAAGCGGTATCCGTGAAATCGTTCCGAATCATTTCTTGTTGGTTCCGGGAGTGGGAGCGCAAGGCGGTAGTTTGGAAGAGGTCGCAAAATACGGTATGAACTCCCATTGCGGGTTAATCGTGAACTCTTCTCGCGGGATTATCTTTGCGGATAAGACCGAAAATTTTGCCGTGAGAGCGAGAGAAGAGGCCGTGAAGTTGCAACAACAGATGGCAGAATTGCTTGCTGCCAAAGGGGTGATTTAA
- a CDS encoding DUF4369 domain-containing protein, with protein sequence MMKNVCYGLCAVLLLVMGCNREKTYTISGTWENGSGKVVYLKKELGEKQFQIMDSAIVKDNQFQMTGAIPQVDKHILALGKDEQEVLLDGEPIGVVATQMTNKNGEKIDAYKVTIKGSHEQEIFRTARDFLWEKA encoded by the coding sequence ATGATGAAAAATGTGTGTTATGGGTTATGTGCCGTGCTTTTGTTAGTTATGGGATGTAACCGGGAAAAGACTTACACGATTTCGGGAACATGGGAGAACGGGAGTGGAAAGGTCGTGTATTTGAAAAAAGAACTCGGGGAGAAGCAGTTTCAGATCATGGATTCTGCTATCGTGAAAGATAATCAGTTTCAGATGACGGGGGCCATCCCGCAAGTGGATAAACATATACTGGCACTTGGAAAGGATGAACAAGAGGTTTTATTGGACGGGGAACCGATCGGGGTGGTTGCAACACAGATGACGAATAAAAATGGGGAGAAGATTGATGCTTACAAGGTAACCATCAAGGGAAGTCATGAACAGGAAATTTTCCGTACGGCCCGGGATTTTCTTTGGGAAAAAGCATGA
- the prfA gene encoding peptide chain release factor 1 produces MSDNSLLEKLETFYIRFREIGQLITDPEVIQDMNRFVKLNKEYRDLEQIVEAGDELKRAVSSYDEAQEILNTETDKELKEMAEMEIEELDAKIPELESKVKMLLVPADPEDSKNVILEIRAGTGGDEASLFAGDLFRMYTKFCESKRWKIEITNYSEGTSGGYKEIVANITGDGVYGIMKYESGVHRVQRVPATETQGRVHTSAATVAVLPEAEEVDVVLNPADIRKDTYCSSGPGGQSVNTTYSAIRLTHIPTGIVVTCQDEKSQLKNLAKAMTELRSRIYAIEHQKYLDEIATKRKTMVSTGDRSAKIRTYNYPQGRVTDHRINLTLYNLAAVMDGELGEIIEKLQIEENTEKLKESGF; encoded by the coding sequence ATGAGCGACAATTCCCTATTAGAGAAATTAGAGACATTTTATATTCGTTTCCGTGAGATCGGGCAGTTGATAACCGACCCGGAGGTGATACAGGACATGAATCGTTTTGTGAAGTTGAATAAAGAGTATCGTGATCTGGAACAGATCGTGGAGGCGGGAGACGAGTTGAAACGTGCGGTGAGTTCTTATGATGAGGCACAGGAAATATTAAACACGGAGACCGATAAGGAACTGAAAGAGATGGCCGAGATGGAGATCGAGGAGCTGGATGCCAAGATTCCCGAATTGGAGTCGAAGGTGAAAATGTTGTTGGTACCAGCTGATCCGGAGGATTCAAAGAACGTGATTCTTGAAATTCGTGCTGGAACCGGGGGTGACGAGGCCAGTCTTTTCGCGGGGGATTTGTTCCGTATGTATACGAAATTTTGCGAGTCCAAACGTTGGAAAATAGAAATAACCAATTACAGTGAAGGAACTTCCGGGGGATACAAGGAAATTGTGGCGAACATCACGGGTGACGGTGTTTACGGGATTATGAAATACGAGTCGGGAGTACACCGCGTACAGCGTGTTCCGGCAACAGAGACTCAAGGACGGGTTCATACCTCTGCGGCCACGGTGGCTGTACTGCCGGAGGCAGAAGAAGTGGATGTGGTGTTGAATCCAGCAGATATTCGGAAAGATACTTACTGTTCTTCCGGTCCCGGGGGGCAGTCCGTGAACACGACGTATTCCGCTATCCGTTTGACGCATATTCCCACGGGTATCGTGGTGACTTGTCAGGACGAGAAGTCGCAGTTGAAGAACTTGGCGAAAGCAATGACCGAGTTGCGCTCTCGTATTTACGCGATCGAGCATCAGAAATATTTAGACGAGATAGCTACAAAACGGAAAACAATGGTTTCCACGGGTGATCGTTCCGCCAAGATTCGTACTTACAATTATCCGCAAGGACGTGTGACGGATCATCGTATCAATCTGACGCTTTATAACTTGGCTGCCGTTATGGATGGCGAGTTGGGCGAAATTATCGAGAAATTGCAGATCGAGGAGAACACGGAAAAATTGAAGGAAAGCGGATTTTAA
- a CDS encoding zinc-dependent metalloprotease: protein MKKWMIVLLAMIIVMPLSSDLYAASKKKKKKGTATATLPAPKKVSPYEKLLKGKNVETSKSDFITLHKVGSKLYFEIPLKYMEREILLASTVTNVTSPEFCDIGYKANNPLHLKFTKRDSSIFLRYVSTGVTTDNLQKAMNNVYGDPILYAYDVKAYNPDSTAVVIDMTTLFTTNVKDLSFFADAMMGGMVKISSSFKKEASYLDEIKAFDDNLSVKTVMSYGVSLSVMGMMKLMDDYPFTATVTRSILLLPEDKMIPRISDSRVGIFNSTKTRLSITKEDEIGNYSVAHRWRLEPKDVEAYKRGELVEPVKQIVFYVDDAFPELWKEPIRQAVTTWNAAFEKIGFKNVMVAKDFPKDDPDFDPDNLKYSCIRYVANSTANAMGPSWTDPTTGEIINASVLVYGNIIQLINNWRFVQTAQLDPSVRGKKLPDDVVKASLIYVVAHEVGHCLGFMHNMASSAAFPVDSLRSASFTQKYGTTPCIMDYARFNYVAQPGDKGVKLTPPNLGVYDEFLIKWNYQYIPGTRDEWEEQPIVEQWVDEHAGDPIYRYGRQQIQSRYDPSAIEEDLGDDPMKASEYGVKNLKYILSNLQGWIKDDPDYSHRQALYGQIMTQYYRYLKNVMYNIGGIYLTEVKEGTPGKRYEAVPKARQKASMAWVLKQFKSMDWLNNAELKAHFPLSVDGSAIVRSRVAGDIQGLIGNVILSSHVASSPYSINEFMTDLYNGTWSNLLQGKALTEGDKILQNTMVDMVCASLNDGGTKKSASPFGFVPSVDEIVAYGLDESGLISRFADQFRAVDEEYGRGYVASNMVADQFGTPGYGWQRTVATTAIDDSKAYLQDMAVKSRNLLRSKIGGMSGNAKVHYQALLIKLNNALKDKL, encoded by the coding sequence ATGAAAAAATGGATGATTGTATTGTTGGCAATGATTATTGTCATGCCGTTGTCGTCAGACCTGTACGCGGCGAGTAAGAAGAAAAAGAAAAAAGGGACCGCCACGGCAACCCTGCCGGCTCCCAAGAAAGTAAGTCCTTACGAGAAGTTATTGAAGGGGAAGAACGTGGAGACTTCAAAAAGTGATTTTATCACGTTGCATAAAGTAGGCAGTAAATTGTATTTCGAGATACCCTTGAAGTATATGGAGCGTGAGATATTACTGGCGTCAACCGTGACGAACGTGACTTCTCCGGAATTTTGTGACATCGGTTACAAGGCGAATAATCCCTTGCATCTGAAATTCACGAAACGGGACAGTTCTATTTTCCTGCGTTACGTGTCAACGGGCGTGACGACCGATAATTTGCAGAAGGCGATGAATAACGTGTATGGTGACCCGATCTTGTATGCCTATGACGTCAAGGCGTATAACCCGGACAGTACGGCCGTGGTGATTGACATGACCACATTGTTCACTACGAACGTGAAAGATTTGAGTTTTTTTGCGGATGCCATGATGGGGGGAATGGTGAAAATCTCTTCTTCTTTTAAAAAAGAGGCATCTTATTTGGACGAGATCAAGGCTTTCGATGATAACCTGAGCGTGAAGACGGTGATGTCTTACGGGGTGTCGTTGAGCGTGATGGGTATGATGAAATTGATGGATGATTATCCTTTCACGGCCACGGTGACTCGTTCGATCTTGCTTTTGCCGGAAGATAAGATGATTCCCCGAATCTCGGATTCCCGCGTGGGGATTTTCAACAGTACGAAAACCCGTCTTTCTATCACGAAGGAGGATGAAATCGGGAATTATTCCGTGGCTCATCGCTGGAGATTGGAACCGAAGGACGTGGAGGCTTACAAACGGGGCGAGCTGGTGGAGCCCGTGAAACAGATTGTGTTCTACGTGGATGACGCTTTCCCAGAATTGTGGAAAGAACCGATTCGTCAGGCGGTGACTACCTGGAACGCCGCTTTCGAGAAAATCGGTTTTAAAAACGTGATGGTTGCGAAGGATTTCCCGAAGGATGATCCCGATTTTGACCCGGATAACTTGAAGTATTCCTGTATTCGTTACGTGGCTAATTCCACGGCTAATGCAATGGGACCCTCTTGGACAGACCCGACGACGGGTGAGATTATTAATGCGTCTGTGTTGGTTTACGGTAATATCATCCAGTTGATCAACAACTGGCGTTTCGTGCAGACCGCCCAACTTGATCCTTCCGTGAGAGGCAAGAAATTGCCGGATGACGTGGTGAAAGCCTCTTTGATCTACGTGGTGGCACACGAAGTAGGTCATTGCTTGGGATTCATGCACAACATGGCCTCTTCGGCAGCTTTCCCGGTTGATTCGTTGCGTTCTGCATCGTTTACTCAAAAATACGGGACGACACCTTGTATCATGGATTACGCTCGTTTCAATTACGTGGCGCAACCCGGGGATAAGGGCGTGAAATTGACTCCCCCGAATTTGGGTGTTTATGACGAGTTCTTGATTAAATGGAATTATCAATATATTCCCGGAACGAGAGACGAGTGGGAGGAACAACCTATCGTGGAACAATGGGTGGACGAACATGCGGGAGACCCGATTTATCGTTATGGTCGCCAACAGATACAAAGCCGTTATGACCCGAGTGCTATCGAGGAAGACTTGGGTGATGACCCGATGAAAGCCAGCGAGTATGGTGTGAAGAATCTGAAGTATATTCTTTCCAATTTGCAAGGATGGATTAAAGACGATCCGGATTATTCTCACCGTCAGGCCCTGTATGGTCAGATTATGACACAATATTATCGTTATCTGAAGAACGTGATGTATAATATCGGGGGAATCTATCTGACAGAAGTGAAAGAAGGTACTCCGGGTAAGCGTTATGAGGCTGTGCCGAAAGCTCGTCAGAAAGCATCTATGGCGTGGGTGTTGAAACAGTTTAAATCCATGGATTGGTTGAATAATGCGGAATTGAAGGCTCACTTCCCGTTAAGTGTTGACGGGAGTGCAATCGTTCGGAGTCGAGTGGCCGGGGATATTCAGGGATTGATCGGTAACGTGATTCTTTCTTCTCACGTGGCATCCTCTCCTTACTCGATTAATGAGTTTATGACGGATCTTTATAATGGTACGTGGAGTAACTTGTTACAAGGGAAGGCATTGACAGAGGGAGACAAGATTTTGCAAAATACGATGGTGGATATGGTCTGTGCATCATTGAATGATGGCGGTACCAAGAAAAGCGCCTCTCCTTTTGGTTTTGTACCTTCTGTTGACGAGATCGTGGCTTACGGGTTGGATGAGAGTGGTTTGATCAGTCGTTTTGCCGACCAGTTCCGTGCGGTTGATGAAGAATATGGCCGGGGATACGTGGCCTCAAATATGGTGGCCGATCAGTTCGGAACTCCCGGTTACGGTTGGCAGAGAACGGTTGCCACGACGGCAATTGACGATTCCAAGGCCTATTTGCAGGATATGGCCGTGAAATCCCGGAATTTATTAAGAAGTAAAATAGGAGGAATGTCCGGAAACGCGAAAGTACATTATCAGGCTCTTCTTATCAAATTAAACAATGCGTTGAAGGACAAACTATAG
- a CDS encoding TlpA disulfide reductase family protein yields MMGLAGMFAMVQVKDDSVKLDSTYKAVEMMKKAIDERIKNFVDSNSNSLAITYVIGDFIAREYPFEDVERYYNNLTPDVKASYPGQLLKEKMTSLRSINVGGIAPDIDLMAPDGKYVKLSSLRGKYVLLDFWASWCGPCLAEVPNVKAVYEQYKDKGFEIYGVSLDDKKDAWVNAIEKHDLPWIHVSSLKGWECPVAKIYNVTGIPKMYLLDKEGRIVAMDLRGEALKEKVASFFN; encoded by the coding sequence ATGATGGGATTGGCCGGTATGTTTGCGATGGTACAGGTAAAAGATGATTCTGTGAAACTGGATTCCACGTATAAAGCGGTGGAGATGATGAAAAAAGCGATTGATGAAAGGATCAAAAACTTCGTGGATTCGAACAGTAATAGCTTGGCGATCACGTATGTGATCGGGGACTTCATTGCTAGGGAATATCCTTTTGAAGACGTGGAGCGCTATTATAACAATCTGACCCCGGACGTGAAAGCCTCCTATCCGGGACAGTTGCTCAAGGAAAAAATGACAAGCTTACGCTCGATCAACGTAGGTGGCATTGCTCCCGATATTGATTTGATGGCCCCGGATGGAAAGTATGTTAAGCTATCTTCATTGAGAGGCAAGTACGTGTTACTGGATTTCTGGGCATCTTGGTGTGGGCCGTGTTTGGCAGAGGTGCCGAATGTGAAAGCGGTTTATGAGCAATATAAGGACAAAGGGTTCGAGATATATGGTGTGTCGTTGGACGACAAGAAAGATGCGTGGGTGAATGCCATTGAAAAGCACGACCTACCTTGGATACACGTCTCTTCTTTAAAGGGATGGGAATGTCCGGTGGCGAAGATTTACAACGTGACGGGAATTCCGAAAATGTATTTGTTGGATAAAGAAGGTCGGATCGTGGCCATGGACTTGAGAGGTGAGGCATTGAAGGAAAAAGTGGCGTCTTTTTTTAATTGA
- a CDS encoding HAD family hydrolase: MIKAIIIDLDGTTLPRNWHQISEENRVALEEAGQQGVVRILATGRSVFSLNNTLPEGLPVDYMVFSSGAGIMRWDNKEILLTRELSAEETLDIATHLWKYDINFTIQQRIPDNHHFYYRNISSLHEDFRRRIENYPGLGTPISSTDEIQGGATQFLVILDAQQLQLHGDIQQKLSTYSVIRSTSPIDNQAIWTEVFAPDVNKGTSCQLLLDQLGIHYDECAGLGNDYNDLDFLKRCGHPFIVSNAPKPLRDQFDNMPADEDNGLAVFIRHALNL, from the coding sequence ATGATTAAAGCTATCATTATTGATCTGGATGGAACCACACTTCCTCGTAACTGGCACCAGATAAGCGAGGAGAACCGGGTTGCACTGGAAGAGGCGGGCCAACAAGGCGTGGTTCGCATCCTCGCCACGGGACGTTCCGTGTTCTCTCTCAACAACACGCTACCCGAAGGCCTTCCGGTGGATTACATGGTATTTTCTTCCGGGGCCGGCATCATGCGCTGGGATAACAAAGAGATTCTTCTCACCCGGGAATTATCGGCCGAAGAAACACTGGACATCGCTACCCACCTCTGGAAATACGATATAAATTTTACCATACAGCAAAGAATTCCCGACAACCATCATTTTTATTACCGAAATATCTCCTCTCTTCACGAAGATTTTCGACGTCGTATCGAGAATTATCCCGGCTTGGGAACTCCCATCTCTTCAACCGACGAGATACAAGGCGGGGCCACTCAATTTCTTGTTATCCTAGACGCACAACAACTTCAACTTCACGGGGACATTCAACAAAAATTATCAACCTATTCCGTGATCCGTTCCACGTCCCCCATCGACAACCAAGCCATCTGGACCGAAGTTTTCGCTCCCGATGTCAATAAAGGTACGTCTTGCCAGCTACTCCTTGATCAGCTAGGTATTCATTACGATGAATGTGCCGGACTCGGGAATGATTATAACGATCTTGATTTTCTCAAACGTTGCGGTCACCCGTTCATCGTGTCCAATGCCCCGAAACCACTACGGGATCAATTCGATAACATGCCCGCGGACGAAGATAACGGACTTGCCGTTTTCATCCGGCACGCTCTAAACTTGTAA
- a CDS encoding AAA family ATPase encodes MIYKPNFFVITGGPGVGKTTLLEALAKQGFPYVPEVAREIIREQVARNGNALPWANIPAYTHLMLSRSVESFEQHQKQESVLFFDRGIPDTLAYVHLTHQSPSPELQHTVQDFRYNPQVFILPPWPEIYETDSERKQTYQEAVETYDVMLVTYQQLDYIPIIVPKGTPEERAEFVISVLKKHTTNRP; translated from the coding sequence ATGATTTATAAACCGAACTTCTTTGTCATCACCGGGGGACCCGGTGTTGGCAAAACGACCTTACTAGAGGCATTGGCCAAACAAGGTTTTCCGTATGTTCCCGAAGTAGCACGGGAGATTATCCGGGAACAAGTCGCCCGAAACGGGAACGCCCTCCCTTGGGCAAATATACCCGCTTACACCCACCTCATGCTTTCCCGCTCCGTGGAATCCTTCGAACAGCACCAAAAACAGGAATCTGTTCTTTTCTTCGACCGGGGTATCCCCGACACCCTCGCTTACGTACACCTCACCCATCAATCCCCATCTCCCGAACTCCAACATACCGTTCAAGATTTCCGCTACAATCCGCAGGTATTCATCCTTCCCCCCTGGCCTGAAATCTACGAAACCGATTCAGAACGCAAACAAACCTACCAAGAAGCCGTCGAAACCTACGATGTTATGCTCGTCACCTACCAACAACTAGACTACATTCCTATAATCGTCCCTAAAGGTACTCCGGAAGAGCGTGCAGAATTTGTTATCAGCGTACTAAAAAAGCATACCACCAATCGTCCATGA